One part of the Bradyrhizobium sp. CB1650 genome encodes these proteins:
- a CDS encoding AAA family ATPase gives MLENELDRGTEGALKRWLEAVGLGHYNDLFVQHRLDLDVMSDLTEADLVELGLPLGDRKRLQRAMTALFQAETAEKPAATARPQVRAEVGAERRQLTTMFCDMVDSTSLSAQFDPEDVRDMIASFRETCVRVVKHYEGFAARFVGDGILVYFGYPTAHEDDAERAVRAGLEIVRVLSSARAIEPRGALSHAPAVRIGIATGLVVVGDLVGQGTEERDSAVGETVNLAARLQGLAPPNGVVISSSTQSLLKGKFDYRNLGVHALKGISEKAQAWHVVRASRVETRFAAAMGTRLTPLVNREEEIALLMGRWHQVRDGDGQVVVKFGEPGIGKSRIVQEIFERISGDRHGHVSFQCSPYHTSTAFYPFIEQLKFSLGLDREDASAATVTNLETAIAAAHGDVEQVTPLLATLLSIPTGDRYPPLDLSPQQQKDATVAALVNHLLGLARDMPLVIALEDLHWIDPTSREVVDLLVDRAHNRPILVIITARSEFQPSWNAHSHVTTLVLNRLSRPLRATMVERVAGRELPKEVVEEIIVKTDGVPLFLEELTKTVLESNVLTERHGRYVLSGPWRQLAIPATLTDSLMARLDRMGPFKRIAQIGATIGREFSYETLHAVANMPAEQIEAALNHLEGAGLIVRRGHPPDALYAFKHVMIQNAAHASLLHSERRKLHSSIAQVLAEMYPEKTEREPELLAHHMTESGQSEGAASFWLKAGKQAAKSGANLEAIGHLRRGLGVIQANPRMQGADEMELELRIALGNALIAAKGYAVQEVEENYIRALELGQQLDDEENAFAATRGLWVCHFIRADLTRAHDLSVELLKFAKRERLNERAQPAQQTGYLIEAHRAIAMTMLYRGRFAASQHHLHRCINLYSPDLHSDLMERHGTDPGVVSLSYLGYLLWFLGRPDAARQHSEQAIANAEKIRHPFTLAFALVFGAYLCQHLRDVEGTRDHANRAMIIATEHNFLHWKQQAAILRGWALTQLGEADEGLSQMRFGLDEYEAMDSWLAGCWFRCLLAEAYAKVGLRDAALRALDGALATARRTGDHSYLAEVYRLQGEITMSDGSPASLQEAEDLFGLALETARKQGALSWELRTAVSLARLSLDAGRREHASLLLTPIVGKFSEGFLTPDLKQAMQLVTELGADASAGRHHADPVR, from the coding sequence ATGCTGGAGAATGAGCTGGATAGGGGGACGGAAGGCGCCTTGAAGCGTTGGCTCGAAGCCGTTGGTCTTGGCCACTACAACGATCTTTTCGTACAGCACCGCCTCGATCTCGACGTCATGAGCGACCTGACTGAGGCGGATCTGGTCGAGCTCGGATTGCCGCTCGGCGATCGCAAGAGGCTGCAGCGGGCCATGACGGCCCTGTTCCAGGCCGAAACGGCCGAGAAGCCGGCAGCTACAGCGCGTCCCCAGGTAAGGGCGGAAGTCGGCGCCGAACGGCGCCAGCTCACCACCATGTTCTGCGACATGGTCGATTCCACCTCGCTGTCGGCCCAGTTCGATCCGGAGGACGTGCGCGACATGATCGCGAGCTTCCGCGAGACCTGCGTGCGCGTGGTGAAGCACTACGAGGGCTTTGCCGCGCGCTTCGTCGGCGATGGTATTCTGGTCTATTTCGGCTATCCGACCGCACACGAGGACGACGCCGAGCGCGCGGTGCGGGCCGGGCTCGAGATCGTGCGGGTGCTCTCGAGCGCGCGCGCGATCGAGCCGCGCGGCGCACTCAGCCACGCGCCCGCCGTTCGCATCGGCATCGCGACCGGCCTCGTCGTGGTCGGCGACCTCGTTGGCCAGGGCACCGAGGAGCGCGACTCCGCTGTGGGAGAAACCGTCAATCTGGCCGCGCGGCTGCAAGGTCTGGCGCCGCCCAATGGCGTGGTGATCTCTTCGTCGACGCAATCGCTGCTGAAGGGGAAATTCGACTACCGCAATCTCGGCGTCCATGCGCTGAAGGGCATCTCGGAGAAGGCCCAGGCCTGGCATGTGGTGCGTGCGTCGCGGGTAGAGACCCGTTTCGCCGCGGCCATGGGCACGCGGCTGACCCCGCTCGTCAATCGCGAGGAGGAGATCGCGCTGCTGATGGGGCGCTGGCACCAGGTCAGGGACGGCGACGGCCAGGTCGTGGTCAAGTTCGGCGAACCCGGCATCGGCAAGTCGCGCATCGTGCAGGAGATCTTCGAACGGATCTCGGGCGACCGGCACGGACATGTCTCGTTCCAGTGCTCGCCCTATCACACCTCGACCGCGTTCTATCCCTTCATCGAGCAGCTCAAATTCTCCCTCGGCCTCGACCGCGAGGATGCGTCCGCCGCGACTGTGACGAACCTCGAGACCGCAATCGCCGCCGCCCATGGCGATGTCGAGCAGGTGACGCCGCTGCTCGCCACACTGCTGTCGATTCCGACGGGCGACCGTTATCCACCGCTCGACCTGTCGCCGCAGCAGCAGAAGGACGCGACCGTCGCCGCGCTGGTCAATCATCTGCTGGGGCTCGCGCGCGACATGCCCCTGGTGATTGCCCTCGAGGACCTGCACTGGATCGATCCGACCTCCCGCGAGGTCGTCGATCTTCTCGTCGACCGCGCCCACAACCGGCCGATCCTCGTCATCATCACGGCGCGTTCCGAATTCCAGCCGAGCTGGAACGCGCATTCGCACGTCACCACCCTGGTGCTGAACCGCCTGAGCCGGCCGCTGCGCGCGACCATGGTCGAGCGCGTCGCCGGCCGGGAGCTTCCCAAGGAGGTGGTCGAGGAGATCATCGTCAAGACCGACGGCGTGCCGCTGTTCCTGGAGGAGCTGACCAAGACCGTTCTCGAATCCAACGTGCTGACCGAGCGCCACGGCCGCTACGTGCTGTCGGGCCCGTGGCGCCAGCTCGCGATCCCGGCGACGCTGACGGACTCGCTGATGGCGCGCCTCGACCGCATGGGGCCGTTCAAGCGGATCGCGCAGATCGGCGCCACCATCGGCCGTGAATTCTCCTATGAGACGCTTCACGCGGTCGCCAACATGCCGGCGGAGCAGATCGAGGCTGCGCTCAATCATCTGGAAGGGGCGGGGCTGATCGTGCGGCGCGGTCATCCGCCGGATGCGCTCTACGCCTTCAAGCACGTGATGATCCAGAATGCCGCGCATGCGAGCCTGTTGCACAGCGAGCGGCGCAAACTGCATTCCAGCATCGCCCAGGTGCTCGCCGAGATGTATCCGGAGAAGACCGAGCGCGAGCCGGAGCTTCTCGCCCATCATATGACCGAGTCCGGGCAGAGCGAGGGCGCGGCGAGCTTCTGGCTCAAGGCCGGCAAGCAGGCGGCCAAGAGCGGCGCCAATCTGGAGGCGATCGGCCATTTGCGCCGCGGCCTCGGCGTGATCCAGGCAAATCCACGCATGCAGGGCGCCGACGAGATGGAGCTCGAGCTGCGCATCGCGCTCGGCAACGCGCTGATCGCGGCCAAAGGATACGCCGTGCAGGAGGTCGAAGAGAACTACATCCGCGCGCTCGAGCTCGGCCAGCAGCTCGACGACGAGGAGAATGCGTTCGCCGCCACGCGTGGGCTCTGGGTCTGCCATTTCATCCGCGCCGACCTCACCCGCGCGCATGATCTCAGCGTCGAGCTGTTGAAATTCGCCAAGCGCGAGCGGCTGAACGAGCGCGCGCAGCCGGCGCAGCAGACCGGCTATCTCATCGAGGCGCATCGTGCGATCGCGATGACCATGCTCTATCGCGGGCGCTTTGCCGCCTCGCAGCATCATCTGCATCGCTGCATCAACCTCTACAGTCCCGACCTGCACTCCGACCTGATGGAGCGGCATGGCACCGATCCCGGCGTCGTCTCGCTGTCCTATCTCGGCTACCTCCTGTGGTTCCTCGGTCGCCCCGATGCGGCGCGCCAGCATAGCGAGCAGGCGATCGCGAATGCCGAGAAGATCCGCCATCCCTTCACGCTCGCCTTCGCGCTCGTGTTCGGCGCCTATCTCTGCCAGCACTTGCGCGACGTCGAGGGCACGCGCGACCATGCCAACCGCGCCATGATCATCGCGACCGAGCACAATTTCCTGCACTGGAAACAGCAGGCGGCGATCCTGCGCGGCTGGGCGCTGACCCAGCTCGGCGAGGCCGACGAGGGCCTGAGCCAGATGCGGTTCGGCCTCGACGAGTATGAGGCGATGGATTCCTGGCTCGCGGGCTGCTGGTTCCGCTGCCTGCTTGCGGAGGCCTACGCCAAGGTCGGCCTGCGTGATGCAGCCTTGCGCGCTCTCGACGGCGCACTCGCGACCGCAAGACGAACGGGCGATCATTCCTATCTCGCCGAGGTCTATCGCCTGCAGGGCGAGATCACCATGTCGGATGGCAGCCCGGCCTCGCTCCAGGAGGCGGAAGATCTGTTCGGTCTGGCACTGGAGACCGCGCGCAAGCAGGGCGCGTTGTCCTGGGAGCTTCGAACCGCCGTCAGCCTTGCGCGCCTGTCGCTGGACGCCGGCAGGCGCGAGCACGCAAGTCTCCTGCTCACGCCGATCGTCGGCAAGTTCAGCGAAGGTTTTCTCACGCCGGACCTGAAGCAGGCGATGCAGCTCGTGACCGAGCTCGGCGCGGACGCATCCGCTGGCCGTCACCACGCCGACCCGGTGAGATGA
- a CDS encoding methyltransferase domain-containing protein — protein MSDLAAARARYVELIARRERISSPRLLDALATVAREDFLPRGPWRIKSEAAPSYRLTPDADPVHLYDNVLVAIDARRKLDTGLPSLWAHFIDVLDVGPKQRVVQVGCGLGYFSAVLSKMVGPKGKVHAVECDERLARRAAGYLEPFGNVDVIHGDGCADIGGSADVIIVHAGFAHPQPLWLQSLRPRGRLLVPLTQRDREGAAIRILRKAGGFEAEAVQQIRIFPGRGRGTTALDDRVADWWERASSLAPLRFRGLAQGLPSE, from the coding sequence ATGAGCGACCTCGCGGCTGCGCGCGCGCGTTACGTCGAGCTGATTGCGCGACGCGAGCGGATTTCTTCGCCGCGCCTGCTCGACGCGCTCGCTACTGTGGCGCGCGAGGACTTTTTGCCGCGAGGCCCGTGGCGCATCAAGAGCGAGGCGGCGCCCAGCTACCGGCTGACGCCGGACGCCGATCCCGTTCATCTCTATGACAACGTGCTGGTGGCGATTGATGCGCGCCGCAAACTCGACACCGGCCTGCCGAGCCTGTGGGCACATTTCATCGACGTGCTCGACGTCGGGCCGAAGCAGCGCGTGGTGCAGGTCGGTTGCGGCCTCGGGTATTTTTCGGCCGTGTTGTCGAAGATGGTGGGCCCCAAAGGCAAGGTGCACGCGGTCGAATGCGACGAGCGGCTGGCGCGGCGTGCCGCCGGCTATCTCGAGCCGTTTGGCAATGTCGATGTTATCCATGGCGACGGTTGCGCTGATATTGGCGGCTCGGCGGATGTGATCATCGTGCATGCAGGCTTCGCGCATCCGCAGCCGCTCTGGCTGCAGTCGCTGCGTCCGCGCGGCCGCCTGCTGGTGCCGTTGACGCAGCGGGACCGCGAGGGCGCCGCCATCAGGATATTGCGGAAGGCGGGGGGGTTCGAGGCGGAGGCCGTCCAGCAGATCCGGATCTTTCCCGGCCGGGGCCGCGGCACGACCGCGCTCGACGACCGCGTTGCCGACTGGTGGGAGCGGGCATCGTCACTGGCGCCGCTCCGCTTTCGCGGCCTCGCGCAGGGGCTGCCGTCGGAATAG
- a CDS encoding endo-1,4-beta-xylanase, whose amino-acid sequence MIRLDRREFLLGSAATLAAGTSASAAPESKLAQRRPGYGAAATLWDLQADPRLGEAISTYCTQVVPVLELKWPMLRPDAHTFAFERADAILDFARQNDLTMRGHALAWYHDIPDWTKQIKDAKGVERAFVDHIATVVSYYKDKLTSWDVVNEPIPDNPKKVTDRRDSFWSQNLGDRWIPLAFRTAAAADPYVKLAINEYDIESAKDSFIAKRAAFRNLIMDLLDQGVPLHAVGLQSHLHAELEIDTHGLAEFVTELRSWGLEVLVTELDVDDQKLTGNPAERDAIVAKRVDDLLTAISTSGPARSILTWGISDRYSWINGTFARKDKQPNRPLPLDGEFKPKPFMDVITKFTNAA is encoded by the coding sequence GTGATCAGGCTCGACAGACGCGAATTTCTTCTCGGCAGCGCCGCGACACTCGCGGCGGGCACATCTGCGTCCGCCGCACCGGAATCCAAGCTTGCCCAGCGCCGCCCGGGCTATGGTGCCGCGGCCACGCTATGGGATTTGCAGGCCGATCCGCGGCTCGGCGAGGCGATCAGCACCTATTGCACGCAGGTCGTGCCGGTGCTGGAGCTGAAATGGCCGATGCTGCGGCCGGATGCACACACCTTCGCCTTCGAACGCGCCGACGCGATCCTGGATTTTGCGAGGCAGAACGACCTGACGATGCGCGGCCACGCGCTCGCCTGGTATCACGACATTCCGGACTGGACCAAGCAGATCAAGGATGCGAAGGGCGTCGAGCGCGCCTTCGTCGACCACATCGCGACCGTCGTCTCCTATTACAAGGACAAGCTGACGTCGTGGGACGTCGTCAACGAACCGATCCCCGACAATCCGAAGAAGGTCACCGACAGGCGCGACTCGTTCTGGTCGCAAAATCTCGGTGATCGCTGGATCCCGCTGGCTTTCCGCACCGCGGCGGCCGCCGATCCCTATGTCAAGCTCGCGATCAACGAATATGACATCGAGTCGGCCAAGGACAGCTTCATCGCCAAGCGCGCCGCCTTCCGCAATCTCATCATGGATCTGCTCGACCAGGGCGTTCCGCTTCACGCCGTCGGCCTGCAGTCGCATCTGCACGCCGAGCTCGAGATCGACACGCATGGGCTTGCCGAGTTCGTCACCGAGCTGCGGTCGTGGGGCCTCGAGGTTCTCGTCACCGAGCTCGACGTCGACGACCAGAAGCTGACGGGCAATCCGGCCGAGCGCGACGCCATCGTCGCCAAGCGCGTCGATGATCTGCTGACCGCGATCTCGACCAGCGGCCCGGCGCGCTCGATCCTGACCTGGGGGATCTCGGACCGCTATAGCTGGATCAACGGCACGTTCGCCCGCAAGGACAAGCAGCCGAACCGCCCGCTGCCGCTCGATGGCGAGTTCAAGCCAAAACCCTTCATGGACGTCATCACGAAATTCACGAACGCCGCTTGA
- a CDS encoding DUF6492 family protein, which produces MHSVALLTASYAKDIERFSLLSESIDTWLTGYTRHYVLVNDEDVPLFERFGSDKRVIVPASRYLPRWLWALPPALQFSNRRVWVSLLSSPVHGWHIQQILKIAGVLHAPEQRVCILDSDNLFFREFDIGRYAGAEKTPLFVTPRAISADAPLHGLWLRTNDQLLGVKERSFPADDYVGNALVWDRDAVRAMTDTIKSATGTNWILALCRKKKFSEYLLYGHFVASSPEHLAKHRVTEDSIVMPHWDDTRLDRAAIEAMMRAASPEQAALCIQSYSSTPVDEIRDVFRLHSRDRRGPSLSPDHMGDAAEFETPKAR; this is translated from the coding sequence ATGCATTCCGTCGCACTGCTGACTGCCAGCTATGCCAAGGATATCGAACGCTTTTCGCTGCTGAGCGAGAGCATCGACACCTGGTTGACGGGGTACACGCGGCATTATGTTCTCGTTAACGACGAGGACGTGCCGCTGTTCGAGCGGTTCGGTTCCGACAAGCGCGTCATCGTTCCGGCCTCGCGCTATTTGCCAAGATGGCTCTGGGCGCTGCCGCCTGCATTGCAGTTCAGCAACCGGCGCGTCTGGGTTTCGCTGCTCTCCTCGCCGGTGCACGGTTGGCACATCCAGCAGATACTCAAGATCGCCGGCGTCCTCCACGCGCCCGAGCAACGCGTCTGTATCCTGGATTCGGACAATCTGTTCTTCCGCGAATTTGACATCGGCCGGTATGCCGGGGCCGAGAAGACGCCGCTCTTCGTGACGCCGCGGGCCATCAGCGCCGACGCACCGCTGCATGGTCTGTGGCTGCGCACCAACGACCAGCTCCTCGGCGTGAAGGAGCGGTCCTTCCCGGCGGACGACTATGTCGGAAACGCGCTGGTCTGGGACCGGGACGCCGTTCGCGCGATGACCGATACCATCAAGTCGGCGACGGGGACGAACTGGATCCTGGCGCTGTGCCGGAAGAAGAAGTTCTCCGAATACCTGCTCTATGGCCATTTCGTCGCAAGTTCGCCGGAGCATCTGGCAAAGCATCGGGTCACCGAGGACAGCATCGTCATGCCGCACTGGGACGACACGCGCCTCGATCGGGCGGCGATCGAAGCGATGATGCGCGCTGCTTCCCCCGAGCAGGCCGCGCTCTGCATCCAGTCCTATTCGTCGACGCCGGTCGACGAGATCCGCGACGTGTTCCGGCTGCACTCGCGCGACCGGCGCGGCCCAAGCCTGTCTCCCGATCACATGGGGGATGCGGCCGAATTCGAGACGCCGAAGGCGCGCTAA